One stretch of Campylobacter sp. CCS1377 DNA includes these proteins:
- a CDS encoding filamentous hemagglutinin N-terminal domain-containing protein — MPKKLNLKRHLILSFVASSMLYSQALALPSGGKFVQGGGSITSGGGNMNIHGNGKDQNHVINWGGGFNIGKDESVNFSGQGHHKFLNLDYSKNASQIYGQLNGNGHDIFLVNPNGTIIGNGAVINTGKFGISTGAMNEAQIKEFATSGKFSPVFSPAQKGTITIQGDAILNVSNLQLVGNKIVLKSEEQKSPNITSKEKFELFANSIELNSGNIKANTVKLNTNYNETLNGQIRINGANFDTISMDLNSKLIHLGNSTVKNGDNFAKVNANAEQINLNGTFSAGDTNLKATNIIGDNKGNFDIKGTLSLDASQNISLLSTTLNATNLSLLNANYIELENATLKASALTLNASGDSSLIRVIGSNLESASSLDLNANEIRFGKHENQNSTIKLTGDETTANIKASDKLALDDTQITVSTKATLNLEANSQLSFSNSSFSGGNNSEFMAKTAENGVLILENSKLDNLANLTLTANQIKISNDNTAQNTIKTKNATLNATDKIIANNANFDISSGLNFSATNYIHLNGSNFTLGSDGSYIFSANQTKIDNASFSATGGGNQNLEFKSNAENSQDSVIEVNNINFKDENIANVKFNAHYLNIKSGNIKAASKLDFIGDRIDFGSNETLSLKASELKADAKQLFINNANLSGTSITLDAEEVISIDGEKTTIGSDTTTTLQLLSKNLIELKNSTLKGTNITLKALNDDNTRGVIDLKSGSIAANDNGKIDLEAMDIKFEGANLSAKELDANALNLLAISGQGEIKAETLILKGTNKIAISGNLGDENSNITLDTNGLFAVSGGLLKAKTFGVNAGKIDFKNANLSASGNIDFKAQNSIIISQDANSQTSITSTGGSLNLGKKSSSKANDEAEVGFVIDLNGGTLSSVDTKINADEININGATINGGALELLAKRILASSGNINVSGDAYLLATNLIELGSEDAKLNFVAKNIKINDKTGEAYNAFNGATSAVISIKNATLEAKENNTKGDIIIKGADIKTTHSNSIFKAKNITLDAENKIEIIKGDLQADGTLSLDGKKLVQVGLKDDSGVTMPVLKGASISLISENLIDLQGGNFTATNNINLTSKNGNKGTILLSGANLIANGENDAIAISTQDFLMSGGSLKAKSGNIKADADNIIEITKGALEAKKITLDGANLVSVSGGENGASITSSDIEFITNKLLELTALSLSGENFKFEADQININGGSIIATGKLELLATKGSEANKGGKLNLSDGVNLSANELNLKARNDIILNNANLSATTSANLLANNYIEMTGGKINSASIVLKGLDEGKTLKEIKISGAKLAKNDSENATNIDLSASQITIENSSDLKANTITLNAKDSDASKGGVKIDNSSLSANDLTLKGDNHIVLSGITFTITNALKLLADNYIQMNSGSINAKSLTIKDSNEGENLKFVELIKGDITLTGTTDSKGAFDIIADQINIGQASAKAQDKINFTLENITANLKAKNQILINNADFSLQTSTFDLSAVNKIALESTKFQNDTKDSTLKLNTTSQEDGKGIIVVKNSQISGSSLEVEAKIVDLQGLSINANSLALKALDKLLIQASSNFTIENTIALEATNNLFIENSNITFNSALQNGDNDKFEIKAAQVLLNTANLTSKGGKFSITATDTSGLFKANNSLIDVQGGSFDLSGKQIVFTADKFSKLHETFKTSSGVVTNISASDFIGLTNVKFTLAGNATFKATNDITTNNVSLMADSQTLSFDTKIFNATNGLAVTSDTLEIKGADVNFDDSMHGITVNHFNIDASNKISINGGWYVINESLKWLATNHIEVKGGSKYDNVEFAFGNTGNYIFSAKYQQYQNTNFNGGVMSSPDSKNANVKFGVWSENGGSGTLTQAEYIKLDSSNIFGDMADLSIKAKTIEFGAQMGESYDPANIGNVDLEADSLALNGFDFSGIDNFTFKGTKMLSLSNITFTDITSGKFLSDNLIKLENITATNSNIVFDSARNFELTGYLDISGASTLDLKAANLFKANNANIIVNNGSTLKIDGGKQITFNTSSLAGEGTIELSTSKASTSDLISDGLIEFVNTFGTIGTLKVSNANQFTIIGDKFTTFDIENADWNLRNKIRLQDIKLSVGNKFIANAGKDFIINSSNIEMNTKQDSNLNATNIYMNDTVFSLQNSTAKFTLGSDTTELIKLENENTEGFHGSSDLTELKAKYILAKNMDFSGGMKFNASEAISMENVDLSNPTINGSYDFYAKNYISLKNSTITAVSVKFETMADGNTGYGVINFNNVGIDINQGDFTMLANEINFENTDKSYSVDTANINWEAKNNMTLKGLDIYGNSDYTLSLKAGSKLSATDVDFGNSFGTYGKFKFDANYLVFDKVHIENGKVAGKEPQTAFNNVAQLDFKNVNFEFAGRVSGLDESITISNNMTTAWGNGGKDTDTNYTFNEPTWSDGTWDKEKNEWSGGTNEDTKHIVDDGNGDIGDGGKWEKSTGTDSSKGSPIKEGDKTYNDNVSDSEKDNIANDSKISIDSIEKKDIAKVGYETAKDTDFGKDIIAGEFDDPFEKETESGYEKIKTISIAYNDKVALDSNFGAKRAFDTIDFNNNISDEVILDASDFDAAVLEAILGDILKELYKLNIADLEKAWGYINNKEYEKLGALFGFDKEKTESLRQSFDFLDAFYGKGAGDKLAGFGGELAKFDSKYQEFKKARESVKDDTFGNGGIMGEYKNFDELYRAFSKQLEQFKQYIQDLKDGKYGEPGSVEYDNAYAKYENMHANLEKMKNSLVSMSDEIISNINKVYSNSGNKFLITYDGTQIGKVGGVDIPSYEKEQGGGDEGPNSRIFAEDNIYEEDENSAQNSKKGEINETAGKQKARICIVSDNAKAMNPCLALGD; from the coding sequence CTTAAATCTTGACTATAGCAAAAACGCATCTCAGATTTATGGTCAATTAAACGGAAATGGTCATGATATTTTCTTAGTTAATCCAAATGGAACAATTATTGGCAATGGTGCAGTGATTAATACGGGGAAATTTGGTATTTCAACTGGAGCGATGAATGAAGCACAAATCAAAGAATTTGCAACAAGTGGTAAATTCTCTCCGGTTTTTTCTCCGGCTCAAAAAGGCACTATCACTATACAAGGTGATGCGATTTTAAATGTTAGTAACCTTCAACTTGTGGGCAATAAAATCGTATTGAAAAGCGAAGAGCAAAAAAGCCCAAATATCACAAGCAAAGAAAAATTTGAACTCTTTGCAAATTCTATAGAATTAAACTCTGGCAATATCAAAGCAAACACAGTAAAATTAAATACCAACTATAATGAAACCTTAAACGGACAGATTCGAATCAATGGTGCAAATTTTGATACCATAAGTATGGATTTAAACTCCAAACTCATCCATCTTGGCAATAGCACAGTTAAAAACGGCGATAATTTTGCAAAAGTAAATGCTAATGCCGAGCAAATCAATCTTAACGGCACATTTAGTGCAGGCGATACAAACTTAAAAGCCACAAATATCATTGGCGATAATAAGGGAAATTTTGATATAAAAGGCACCTTAAGTCTTGATGCAAGTCAAAATATTTCTTTGCTTAGTACTACTTTAAACGCTACAAATTTAAGTCTTTTAAACGCAAATTATATCGAGCTTGAAAATGCAACACTTAAAGCAAGCGCCTTAACATTAAATGCTAGTGGAGATAGTAGTCTAATTCGCGTTATAGGTTCAAATTTAGAAAGCGCAAGTTCTTTGGATTTAAATGCAAATGAAATTAGATTTGGCAAGCATGAAAATCAAAATTCCACCATCAAACTTACAGGCGATGAAACTACGGCAAATATTAAAGCCAGCGATAAACTTGCTTTAGATGATACGCAAATCACAGTTTCAACAAAGGCTACTTTAAACCTTGAAGCAAATAGCCAGCTTTCGTTTTCAAATTCGAGTTTTAGTGGTGGAAATAATAGTGAATTTATGGCTAAAACTGCTGAAAACGGCGTTTTGATTTTAGAAAATTCAAAATTAGACAATCTAGCAAATTTAACTTTAACAGCAAATCAAATCAAAATTTCTAATGACAACACAGCACAAAATACCATAAAAACAAAAAATGCAACCCTTAATGCCACAGATAAAATCATCGCTAATAATGCAAATTTTGATATTTCAAGTGGTTTAAATTTTAGCGCAACAAATTACATTCATTTAAATGGTAGTAATTTTACACTCGGAAGCGATGGATCTTACATTTTTAGCGCAAATCAAACTAAAATTGATAATGCGAGTTTTAGTGCCACGGGGGGGGGCAATCAGAATTTAGAATTTAAATCAAATGCAGAAAATTCGCAAGATTCTGTAATCGAAGTTAATAATATTAATTTTAAAGATGAAAATATCGCAAATGTTAAATTTAATGCCCATTATCTAAACATTAAAAGTGGTAATATCAAAGCCGCTTCAAAGCTTGATTTTATAGGCGATAGAATCGATTTTGGTTCAAATGAAACTCTTAGCCTAAAAGCAAGCGAGTTAAAAGCAGATGCTAAGCAACTTTTTATCAATAATGCGAATTTAAGCGGCACAAGCATTACTTTGGATGCAGAAGAAGTTATAAGCATTGATGGAGAAAAAACCACGATAGGAAGTGATACCACAACGACTTTGCAATTACTTTCTAAAAATCTAATCGAACTTAAAAACAGCACTTTAAAAGGCACAAATATTACTCTAAAAGCCCTTAATGATGATAACACAAGGGGTGTGATTGATCTAAAAAGCGGAAGCATTGCAGCAAATGATAATGGCAAAATCGATCTTGAAGCGATGGATATTAAATTTGAGGGTGCAAATTTATCTGCTAAAGAACTTGATGCGAATGCTTTAAATTTGCTTGCAATTTCAGGGCAAGGCGAGATTAAAGCCGAGACTTTGATCTTAAAAGGCACTAATAAAATTGCCATTAGTGGAAATTTAGGCGATGAAAATTCAAATATCACTTTGGATACTAATGGACTTTTTGCAGTGAGCGGCGGTTTACTAAAAGCGAAGACTTTTGGTGTAAATGCTGGGAAAATCGACTTTAAAAATGCAAATTTAAGTGCAAGTGGCAATATTGACTTTAAAGCGCAAAATAGCATTATCATTTCACAAGATGCGAATAGTCAAACAAGTATCACTAGCACAGGCGGAAGCTTAAATTTAGGTAAAAAAAGCTCAAGTAAAGCAAATGATGAAGCTGAAGTTGGCTTTGTGATCGATCTAAATGGCGGCACTCTAAGTTCTGTGGATACTAAGATAAACGCCGATGAGATCAATATAAATGGCGCGACTATAAATGGCGGTGCTTTAGAGCTTTTAGCTAAAAGAATTCTTGCAAGCAGTGGAAATATCAATGTAAGCGGCGATGCGTATTTGCTAGCTACAAATTTGATAGAACTTGGAAGCGAAGATGCCAAACTAAATTTTGTGGCTAAAAATATCAAGATCAATGACAAAACAGGTGAAGCTTATAATGCGTTTAATGGTGCAACTTCGGCTGTGATTAGTATCAAAAACGCTACTTTAGAAGCCAAAGAAAATAATACTAAAGGCGATATTATCATCAAAGGCGCGGATATTAAAACCACTCACTCAAATTCCATTTTCAAAGCCAAGAATATCACTTTAGATGCAGAAAATAAAATTGAAATTATCAAAGGCGACTTGCAAGCTGATGGGACTTTAAGTTTAGATGGTAAAAAATTGGTCCAAGTGGGCCTAAAAGATGATAGTGGCGTAACTATGCCTGTTTTAAAAGGTGCTAGCATAAGCCTTATAAGTGAAAATTTAATCGATCTTCAAGGTGGAAATTTTACAGCCACAAATAATATTAATTTAACCTCAAAAAATGGTAACAAAGGCACGATTTTATTAAGCGGTGCAAATTTAATAGCAAATGGAGAAAACGACGCAATCGCCATCAGCACTCAAGATTTTCTTATGTCTGGTGGAAGTCTAAAAGCTAAGAGTGGCAATATCAAAGCCGATGCGGATAATATCATAGAAATTACAAAAGGCGCTTTAGAAGCGAAAAAAATCACTCTTGATGGAGCAAATCTTGTAAGCGTAAGCGGTGGGGAAAATGGAGCAAGTATCACTTCAAGTGATATAGAATTCATTACAAATAAATTACTCGAACTTACAGCTTTAAGTTTAAGTGGAGAAAATTTTAAATTTGAAGCCGATCAGATTAATATCAACGGTGGAAGCATTATAGCTACTGGCAAATTAGAACTTTTAGCTACAAAAGGAAGCGAGGCAAATAAAGGCGGAAAGTTAAATTTAAGTGACGGCGTAAATTTAAGCGCCAATGAACTTAACCTAAAAGCCAGAAACGATATCATCTTAAATAATGCAAATCTAAGTGCAACAACAAGTGCAAATTTACTTGCAAATAATTACATAGAAATGACAGGTGGTAAGATTAATTCCGCTAGCATTGTTTTAAAAGGCTTAGATGAGGGTAAAACACTAAAAGAAATTAAAATAAGCGGTGCAAAATTAGCAAAAAACGATAGCGAAAATGCTACCAACATTGATCTTAGCGCAAGTCAAATTACTATAGAAAATAGCAGTGATTTAAAAGCCAATACTATAACTCTTAATGCCAAAGATAGCGACGCAAGCAAAGGCGGCGTAAAGATAGATAATTCAAGCTTGAGTGCAAATGATTTGACTTTAAAAGGCGATAATCACATTGTATTAAGCGGAATAACTTTTACCATTACCAATGCTTTAAAACTTCTTGCGGATAATTATATACAAATGAATTCAGGCAGTATTAATGCAAAAAGTTTAACGATAAAAGATAGCAACGAAGGCGAGAATTTAAAATTTGTCGAGCTTATAAAAGGAGATATTACCTTAACAGGCACAACAGATAGTAAAGGTGCTTTTGATATCATCGCAGATCAAATCAATATCGGACAAGCAAGTGCAAAAGCGCAAGATAAAATTAACTTCACTTTAGAAAATATCACAGCAAATTTAAAAGCAAAAAATCAAATTTTAATTAATAACGCAGATTTTAGCTTACAAACAAGCACTTTTGATTTAAGCGCAGTAAATAAAATCGCCCTAGAAAGCACTAAATTCCAAAATGATACAAAAGATAGCACGCTAAAACTTAACACTACAAGTCAAGAAGATGGTAAAGGTATCATCGTAGTTAAAAATTCGCAAATTAGTGGCTCAAGTCTTGAGGTAGAGGCTAAAATCGTTGATTTGCAAGGTTTAAGCATAAATGCAAACAGTTTGGCTTTAAAAGCGCTTGATAAATTACTTATTCAAGCTTCAAGTAATTTCACTATAGAAAATACCATAGCACTAGAAGCAACAAATAATCTTTTCATCGAAAATTCCAATATCACTTTTAATTCTGCTTTGCAAAATGGTGATAATGATAAGTTTGAAATCAAAGCTGCCCAAGTGCTTTTAAATACAGCAAATCTTACTTCAAAAGGTGGAAAATTTAGCATCACAGCTACAGATACAAGCGGACTTTTTAAAGCTAACAATTCGCTTATTGATGTGCAAGGGGGAAGTTTTGATTTAAGTGGAAAGCAGATAGTTTTTACTGCTGATAAATTTAGTAAATTGCATGAAACATTCAAAACAAGCTCAGGTGTTGTGACAAATATTAGCGCAAGTGATTTTATTGGGCTAACAAATGTTAAATTTACTTTAGCAGGCAATGCAACATTTAAAGCCACAAATGATATCACCACAAATAATGTTTCGCTTATGGCTGATTCTCAAACACTCAGTTTTGATACTAAAATTTTTAATGCAACAAATGGGCTTGCGGTGACTAGTGATACTTTGGAAATCAAGGGCGCTGATGTAAATTTTGATGACTCTATGCATGGAATCACTGTAAATCATTTTAATATCGATGCTTCGAATAAAATTTCTATTAATGGTGGATGGTATGTGATTAATGAGTCTTTAAAATGGCTAGCGACTAATCATATCGAGGTAAAAGGTGGCTCTAAGTATGATAATGTAGAATTTGCCTTTGGTAATACTGGAAATTATATTTTCAGTGCAAAATATCAACAATACCAAAATACAAATTTTAATGGCGGCGTTATGTCGAGCCCAGATAGCAAAAATGCTAATGTAAAATTTGGTGTTTGGAGTGAAAATGGTGGTAGTGGCACTTTAACTCAAGCTGAATACATCAAGCTTGATAGTTCAAATATTTTTGGTGATATGGCAGATCTTAGCATTAAAGCTAAAACCATAGAATTTGGTGCACAAATGGGCGAAAGTTATGATCCAGCTAATATAGGTAATGTTGATTTGGAAGCTGATAGTCTGGCTTTAAATGGCTTTGATTTTAGCGGTATTGATAATTTTACCTTTAAGGGTACAAAAATGCTAAGTCTTAGCAATATCACTTTTACGGACATTACAAGCGGTAAATTTTTAAGTGATAATCTCATTAAATTAGAAAATATCACAGCCACTAACTCAAATATTGTTTTTGATAGTGCGAGAAATTTTGAATTAACGGGATATTTGGATATTAGTGGAGCTTCAACTCTTGATTTAAAAGCGGCAAATCTTTTCAAAGCAAATAATGCTAATATTATTGTAAATAATGGAAGCACCTTAAAAATCGATGGTGGTAAGCAAATTACTTTTAATACCAGTTCTTTAGCCGGAGAAGGCACTATAGAACTTAGCACAAGCAAGGCAAGCACAAGCGATCTTATAAGTGATGGTTTGATAGAATTTGTCAATACTTTTGGAACCATAGGAACGCTTAAAGTTAGCAATGCAAATCAATTTACTATTATAGGTGATAAATTTACTACTTTTGATATCGAGAATGCAGACTGGAATTTAAGAAATAAAATCAGACTTCAAGATATTAAGTTAAGTGTTGGTAATAAATTTATAGCCAATGCCGGAAAAGATTTTATTATTAATAGTTCTAATATTGAGATGAATACCAAACAAGATTCAAATTTAAACGCAACAAATATCTATATGAATGATACGGTTTTTTCTTTACAAAATAGCACAGCTAAATTTACTTTAGGTAGTGATACAACAGAGCTTATTAAGTTAGAAAATGAAAACACTGAAGGCTTTCACGGTTCAAGTGATTTAACTGAGCTTAAGGCAAAATATATCCTTGCAAAAAATATGGATTTTAGTGGCGGTATGAAATTTAATGCTAGTGAAGCCATTAGTATGGAAAATGTTGATTTGTCAAATCCAACCATTAATGGTTCTTATGATTTTTATGCTAAAAATTATATTTCTTTGAAAAATTCTACCATTACGGCGGTGAGTGTAAAATTTGAAACTATGGCGGATGGCAATACAGGTTATGGAGTTATTAATTTTAATAATGTAGGCATAGATATAAATCAAGGTGATTTTACTATGCTTGCAAATGAGATTAATTTCGAAAATACTGATAAGAGTTATTCGGTTGATACTGCTAATATAAACTGGGAAGCTAAAAATAATATGACTTTAAAGGGCTTGGATATTTATGGTAATAGCGACTATACATTAAGCCTTAAGGCAGGCTCAAAACTTAGTGCTACAGATGTAGATTTTGGTAATAGTTTTGGTACATATGGGAAATTTAAATTTGATGCAAATTATTTGGTATTTGATAAAGTGCATATTGAAAATGGTAAGGTTGCAGGCAAAGAGCCTCAGACTGCTTTTAACAATGTCGCACAGCTAGACTTTAAAAATGTAAATTTTGAATTTGCTGGTAGAGTAAGTGGGCTTGATGAAAGTATCACAATTAGTAATAATATGACTACAGCTTGGGGAAATGGCGGAAAAGACACTGATACAAACTATACTTTCAATGAGCCAACTTGGAGTGATGGTACTTGGGATAAAGAGAAAAACGAATGGAGTGGCGGAACAAACGAAGACACTAAACATATCGTTGATGATGGCAATGGCGATATAGGCGATGGTGGTAAATGGGAAAAATCAACAGGCACAGATTCTTCAAAAGGCAGCCCTATAAAAGAAGGCGATAAAACCTATAATGATAATGTAAGCGATAGTGAAAAAGATAATATTGCTAATGACTCTAAAATTTCTATAGATAGTATCGAGAAAAAGGATATAGCAAAAGTGGGCTATGAAACAGCTAAAGACACTGACTTTGGAAAAGATATCATTGCTGGCGAATTTGATGATCCATTTGAAAAAGAAACTGAGTCAGGGTATGAAAAAATAAAAACAATTAGCATTGCTTATAATGATAAAGTTGCGCTTGATAGTAATTTTGGCGCAAAAAGGGCTTTTGATACTATTGATTTTAACAATAATATCAGCGATGAGGTGATTTTAGATGCGAGTGATTTTGATGCTGCGGTGCTTGAAGCTATTTTAGGTGATATATTAAAAGAGCTTTATAAACTTAATATCGCCGATCTTGAAAAAGCTTGGGGCTATATCAATAATAAAGAATACGAAAAACTCGGTGCTTTATTTGGCTTTGATAAGGAAAAAACCGAAAGTTTAAGACAGAGTTTTGATTTCTTAGATGCTTTTTATGGCAAGGGAGCTGGAGATAAACTTGCTGGTTTTGGCGGAGAATTGGCTAAATTTGATAGCAAGTATCAAGAGTTTAAAAAAGCAAGAGAGAGTGTGAAGGATGATACTTTTGGAAACGGTGGCATTATGGGTGAGTATAAAAATTTCGATGAACTATATAGAGCCTTTAGTAAGCAACTCGAGCAATTTAAACAGTATATCCAAGATCTAAAAGATGGTAAATATGGAGAACCTGGAAGTGTTGAGTATGATAATGCCTACGCAAAATATGAAAATATGCATGCTAATTTAGAAAAAATGAAAAATTCTTTAGTAAGTATGTCAGATGAAATTATCAGTAATATCAATAAAGTTTATAGCAATAGTGGCAATAAGTTTTTAATTACTTATGATGGAACTCAGATTGGCAAAGTAGGAGGCGTTGATATCCCAAGTTATGAAAAAGAACAAGGTGGTGGCGATGAAGGTCCAAATTCAAGAATTTTTGCTGAAGATAATATTTATGAAGAAGATGAAAATTCGGCACAAAATAGTAAAAAGGGTGAGATTAATGAGACTGCAGGTAAGCAAAAAGCAAGAATTTGCATAGTAAGTGATAACGCTAAAGCTATGAATCCTTGCTTGGCTCTAGGAGATTAA